Proteins found in one Paenibacillus dendritiformis genomic segment:
- the hemA gene encoding glutamyl-tRNA reductase has product MHIVVVGMNYRTAPVEIREKFALPEKDWQEAIRQLRNTKSVMECVMVSTCNRTEMYVVVDRLHMCGYFIRSFMEQWFGIPRQQFTPYLYIYEDDQAVEHLFRVTSGLDSMVIGETQILGQIRTAFLFAQQEGTTGTWFNTLFKQAITLAKRAHAETNINDNAVSVSYAAVELGKRIFGSFQGKKVLILGAGKMSELTVKHLYSNGAAEVMVVNRTFSRARELADQFHGRAGTLEDAGEFLRDADIVISSTGAQQYIMTSQDVERVMKQRKSRPLFLIDIAVPRDLDPEIGSVSNVFLYDIDDLEGIVESNLEQRRKEAAKIEAMIASELDEYRQWLKMLGVTPVIRALQTKAERIHQDTLESLFNKLPDLSEREVKLIRRLTKSMLNQMMHDPILQIKELAAEKNGEEALHLFTQLFSLEETMAASEPDKGTKRESAALSSRREEEPERTKPVLSWAAVTW; this is encoded by the coding sequence ATGCACATCGTGGTCGTCGGCATGAATTATCGTACGGCGCCTGTGGAGATACGGGAGAAGTTCGCGCTGCCGGAGAAGGATTGGCAAGAGGCCATCCGGCAACTGCGGAACACGAAGAGCGTCATGGAATGCGTGATGGTGTCGACATGCAACCGCACTGAAATGTACGTTGTCGTCGATCGTCTGCATATGTGCGGTTATTTCATCCGCAGCTTCATGGAACAATGGTTCGGAATTCCAAGGCAGCAATTCACGCCTTACTTATATATATATGAAGATGATCAAGCGGTGGAGCATTTGTTCCGGGTCACATCCGGTCTCGATTCGATGGTTATCGGCGAGACGCAGATCTTGGGGCAGATTCGTACGGCCTTTTTGTTCGCGCAGCAGGAAGGAACGACCGGCACCTGGTTCAATACGCTGTTCAAGCAGGCGATTACGCTGGCCAAGCGGGCTCATGCCGAGACGAACATCAATGACAATGCGGTCTCGGTCAGCTATGCCGCGGTCGAACTGGGCAAGCGCATCTTCGGCTCCTTCCAGGGCAAGAAGGTATTGATTCTCGGAGCGGGCAAGATGAGCGAGCTGACCGTCAAGCATCTGTATTCGAACGGCGCGGCCGAAGTGATGGTCGTGAACCGGACATTTTCTCGTGCCCGGGAGCTGGCCGACCAATTCCATGGCCGGGCCGGCACGCTGGAGGATGCCGGGGAGTTCCTGCGCGATGCGGATATTGTGATCAGCTCGACCGGAGCCCAGCAGTACATCATGACTTCGCAGGATGTGGAGCGGGTGATGAAGCAGCGCAAATCGCGCCCCCTCTTCCTGATTGACATCGCCGTGCCGCGGGATCTCGATCCCGAGATCGGCAGCGTGTCGAATGTGTTCCTGTACGACATCGATGATCTGGAAGGCATCGTAGAGAGCAATCTGGAGCAGCGCCGCAAGGAAGCCGCCAAGATTGAAGCGATGATTGCGAGCGAGCTGGACGAATACCGCCAATGGTTGAAGATGCTTGGCGTGACTCCGGTCATCCGCGCCCTCCAGACGAAGGCGGAGCGCATCCATCAGGATACGCTGGAGAGCCTGTTCAACAAGCTTCCGGACTTGTCCGAGCGGGAAGTGAAGCTGATTCGCCGTCTTACGAAGAGCATGCTGAACCAGATGATGCATGATCCGATCTTGCAAATCAAGGAGCTTGCTGCAGAGAAGAACGGGGAAGAGGCGCTTCATCTGTTTACCCAACTGTTCTCCCTGGAAGAGACGATGGCTGCTTCCGAGCCGGACAAGGGAACGAAGCGGGAATCCGCTGCGCTCTCCTCCCGGCGCGAGGAAGAGCCGGAACGAACCAAGCCGGTTCTGTCATGGGCCGCGGTAACTTGGTAG
- a CDS encoding cytochrome C assembly family protein yields the protein MLTNSWIYDAIIYTYALSLLFYFSDTVGRNRRAKRMGTGLLVFVWVLQTIFLVVRIIRHQDVPIISSFEFMFLFSWLLVTASLAINRFFSIEYVVFFVNLVGFALLIINMLNDPTSSSVMADWEMMHNLLVFHIALAACGFAALTVGAIFSGMYVFLHHRLKRRQWSEAVRRLPSLERIERMSYFAVIVGIPFFLLSLAVAIGVVLLGNRIELLTDFKIWFTLIALALYCSYFWVRSRAVLTGFRLALWNVGCYAFMVLNFSLNSLSAFHR from the coding sequence ATGTTGACGAATAGCTGGATTTACGATGCGATTATTTACACATATGCCCTGAGCCTTCTGTTTTATTTTTCCGATACCGTGGGGAGGAATCGGAGAGCGAAGCGGATGGGCACAGGGCTTCTTGTTTTTGTATGGGTGCTGCAGACCATATTTCTCGTCGTGCGCATTATCCGTCATCAGGATGTCCCGATCATCAGCAGCTTTGAGTTCATGTTTCTGTTCTCCTGGCTGCTCGTTACGGCATCCTTGGCGATCAACCGGTTTTTTTCTATCGAGTATGTCGTATTTTTTGTCAATCTCGTCGGGTTTGCGCTGCTGATTATCAATATGCTGAATGATCCGACGTCTTCTTCCGTCATGGCGGATTGGGAGATGATGCACAATTTGCTTGTCTTTCATATTGCGCTTGCCGCCTGCGGGTTCGCGGCCTTGACCGTGGGCGCGATCTTTTCGGGGATGTACGTCTTTTTGCACCATCGTCTCAAGAGAAGGCAATGGTCGGAAGCGGTGCGGCGCTTGCCCAGCCTGGAGCGGATAGAACGAATGTCTTATTTCGCCGTCATCGTCGGGATACCGTTCTTCCTGCTCTCCTTGGCGGTCGCCATCGGCGTTGTCTTGCTGGGCAACCGGATCGAGCTCTTGACCGATTTCAAGATTTGGTTCACTTTGATTGCCCTTGCTCTTTATTGTTCTTATTTTTGGGTACGATCCCGTGCCGTGCTGACAGGATTTCGGCTCGCCTTGTGGAATGTAGGATGTTATGCGTTTATGGTGTTGAATTTCAGCTTGAATTCCTTATCGGCATTTCACCGCTAG
- a CDS encoding precorrin-2 dehydrogenase/sirohydrochlorin ferrochelatase family protein yields MEHTDEPYPLYPMMLRLAGRRCVVVGGGPVAARKVSSLLASGAEVTVVSPRLTPELGRLAYEGRIVHREREYEPADVKGALLVFAATDRPAVNERVAEDARRAGALANLAHHPEGSDFANPGSARKGMIQVAVYAGGASPTLTRRLTAKLAGQVDDGLADLAARLSSARRDTRARVEAPERRHELLRRYAGVCWQAYEQGKEAPAWEEWLERQCPDSRRSPGTDEAPGMEGLSGAEAGPNGKARRR; encoded by the coding sequence ATGGAGCATACGGATGAGCCCTATCCGCTGTATCCGATGATGCTTCGGCTGGCCGGGCGCCGGTGCGTCGTGGTCGGAGGCGGGCCCGTTGCCGCGCGCAAAGTATCATCATTGCTAGCCAGCGGCGCCGAAGTCACGGTGGTCAGCCCGAGGTTGACGCCGGAGCTTGGGCGCTTGGCATATGAGGGCCGGATCGTTCATCGGGAACGCGAATATGAGCCGGCCGACGTGAAGGGAGCCCTGCTCGTATTCGCGGCCACGGATCGTCCGGCCGTGAACGAGCGGGTGGCGGAGGATGCCCGCCGGGCCGGAGCGCTGGCCAATCTGGCGCATCATCCGGAGGGCAGCGACTTCGCCAACCCCGGTTCCGCGCGCAAAGGGATGATTCAGGTGGCGGTCTACGCAGGCGGAGCGAGCCCGACGTTGACCCGCCGGCTTACGGCGAAGCTGGCCGGGCAGGTGGATGACGGGCTGGCCGATCTGGCGGCCCGTCTCTCGTCGGCCCGCCGGGATACTAGAGCCCGCGTCGAGGCGCCGGAACGCCGTCACGAGCTGCTGCGCCGGTATGCCGGCGTCTGCTGGCAGGCCTATGAGCAGGGCAAGGAAGCTCCCGCTTGGGAAGAGTGGCTCGAACGCCAATGTCCGGATTCGAGGCGCTCGCCTGGAACGGACGAAGCACCTGGCATGGAAGGACTGTCTGGCGCGGAAGCCGGGCCGAACGGCAAGGCGCGGCGAAGGTGA
- the hemC gene encoding hydroxymethylbilane synthase: MRTIIVGTRQSALALTQTGHVISALEAICARKGLPYRFEIRKIVTKGDRILDVTLSKVGGKGLFVKEIEQALADREIDMAVHSMKDMPWQLQEGLMVGAIPKREDPRDGLIMKTGSSLDDLPQGATVGTSSLRRSCQLQALRPDLKIEPLRGNIDTRLRKLETEGLDAIVLAAAGLHRMGWQDRITSYLSEEECVPAVGQGALGIECREEDEDLRKLLECYHDADTARTVQAERAFLGRLNGGCQVPIGAHAVLVGACGTVRLTGLVGSAEDGTILRETMEGEHPESLGVAVAQRLLDRGADRMLP, encoded by the coding sequence ATGCGTACAATTATCGTTGGAACCCGGCAAAGCGCCTTGGCGCTTACCCAGACCGGCCACGTCATCTCCGCGTTGGAAGCGATCTGCGCGCGGAAAGGCTTGCCCTACCGGTTCGAGATTCGGAAAATCGTGACCAAAGGGGACCGTATCCTGGATGTTACGCTCTCGAAGGTCGGCGGCAAGGGGTTGTTCGTCAAGGAGATCGAGCAGGCGTTGGCGGATCGCGAGATAGATATGGCGGTCCACAGCATGAAGGACATGCCGTGGCAGCTTCAGGAAGGGCTAATGGTTGGAGCCATTCCGAAGCGGGAGGATCCGCGCGACGGCTTGATCATGAAGACGGGAAGCTCCTTGGACGATCTGCCGCAGGGCGCAACGGTAGGCACGAGCAGCCTGCGCCGCTCCTGTCAGCTGCAGGCGCTGCGGCCTGACTTGAAGATTGAACCGCTGCGCGGCAATATCGACACCCGCCTGCGCAAGCTGGAGACGGAGGGGCTGGATGCCATCGTGCTGGCGGCGGCAGGGCTCCACCGCATGGGATGGCAGGATCGCATCACCTCCTATTTGTCTGAGGAGGAATGCGTGCCTGCGGTAGGGCAAGGCGCCCTCGGCATCGAATGCCGCGAGGAAGATGAAGACCTGCGCAAGCTGCTGGAATGCTATCATGATGCGGATACCGCCCGCACGGTGCAGGCGGAACGGGCTTTTCTCGGCCGGCTCAACGGCGGCTGCCAGGTGCCGATCGGCGCGCACGCGGTGCTTGTCGGGGCCTGTGGCACGGTGCGGCTGACCGGATTGGTCGGTTCCGCCGAAGATGGAACGATATTGAGAGAAACGATGGAAGGGGAACATCCCGAATCGCTCGGTGTTGCGGTCGCTCAGCGGCTGTTGGATCGCGGCGCGGACCGGATGCTGCCTTAA
- the cobA gene encoding uroporphyrinogen-III C-methyltransferase produces MEQHPRPKGVVYLVGAGPGDAGLITVKGLRCLQEADVVVYDRLAGPRLMQYAKRGARKIYVGKLPDRHAMKQEDINRLLVELALEGHTVTRLKGGDPCVFGRVGEEAALLAEHGIRYEIVPGVTSAVAAPAYAGIPVTHRNRASSFCVVTGHESPDKLDEMIEWDKLTQATGTLLFLMGVAKLRYIAERLMTCGRAPDTPVALVRWGTRAEQATITGTLATIADEVERAGFGSPAVIVVGEVVLERERLQWAESRPLFGRRVLVTRARDQASELTRRIEDAGGEPYEYPVIELRMPESPASREALRKALTRPDAYDWLVLTSVNGVRFWFRHLREHGADIRQWAHVRIVSVGPKTTEALQEYGIQPDIAASQFSQEGVWDALRPHAAAGQRVLLARGDLSRSWLRETMDAHGLHADEVDLYETVLPEEDDPELIEMLEQQMIHIVTFTSSSTVTNLMAALRRMGMDDPAQALRGASIACIGEITARTAREAGLHVDAIAASSTIDGLMEAMLELGKMKNKLF; encoded by the coding sequence ATGGAGCAGCACCCCCGCCCGAAGGGCGTCGTCTATTTGGTCGGCGCCGGGCCCGGAGATGCCGGATTGATTACGGTAAAAGGACTGCGCTGTCTGCAGGAAGCGGATGTTGTCGTCTATGACCGCTTGGCAGGTCCGCGTCTGATGCAGTACGCCAAGCGCGGAGCCCGCAAAATATATGTAGGGAAGCTGCCGGATCGCCATGCGATGAAGCAGGAAGACATCAACCGGCTGCTCGTCGAGTTGGCCTTGGAGGGGCATACGGTGACCCGGCTGAAGGGCGGGGATCCTTGCGTATTCGGACGCGTGGGCGAGGAGGCGGCCTTGCTGGCGGAGCATGGCATCCGCTATGAGATCGTCCCCGGCGTAACCTCCGCCGTGGCGGCGCCGGCGTATGCCGGAATTCCGGTGACCCATCGGAATCGAGCGTCGTCCTTCTGCGTCGTTACCGGCCACGAGAGTCCGGACAAGCTGGACGAGATGATCGAATGGGACAAGCTGACGCAAGCGACAGGGACGCTGCTCTTTCTGATGGGCGTGGCGAAGCTGCGCTATATCGCGGAGCGGCTGATGACCTGCGGGCGCGCTCCGGATACGCCGGTGGCGCTCGTCCGCTGGGGAACGCGGGCGGAGCAGGCGACGATAACCGGCACGCTGGCCACGATTGCCGATGAGGTGGAGCGGGCCGGCTTCGGATCGCCGGCCGTCATCGTCGTCGGCGAGGTCGTGCTGGAGCGGGAGCGCCTGCAATGGGCGGAGAGCCGCCCGCTGTTCGGCCGGCGCGTGCTGGTGACGCGCGCCCGGGACCAAGCGAGCGAGTTGACGCGCCGGATTGAGGATGCCGGCGGGGAGCCGTATGAGTATCCGGTTATCGAGCTCAGAATGCCGGAATCGCCGGCTTCCCGCGAAGCGCTGCGCAAGGCGCTCACCCGGCCGGACGCGTATGATTGGCTCGTGCTGACGAGCGTCAACGGCGTCCGCTTCTGGTTCCGCCACCTGCGGGAGCATGGAGCGGATATCCGTCAGTGGGCCCATGTCCGCATCGTCTCGGTAGGGCCGAAGACGACGGAGGCGCTGCAGGAATATGGAATCCAACCGGATATTGCCGCATCCCAGTTCAGCCAGGAAGGCGTCTGGGATGCGCTGCGTCCTCATGCCGCAGCCGGGCAGCGGGTGCTGCTCGCGCGCGGAGACTTGTCCCGATCGTGGCTGAGGGAGACGATGGACGCGCATGGACTGCATGCGGACGAGGTGGATCTGTACGAGACAGTGCTGCCGGAGGAAGACGACCCGGAACTAATCGAAATGCTGGAACAGCAGATGATTCATATCGTGACCTTCACCAGTTCCTCGACCGTGACCAACCTGATGGCGGCGCTGCGCCGGATGGGGATGGACGATCCTGCGCAGGCCTTGCGCGGCGCCAGCATCGCCTGTATCGGAGAGATTACGGCGCGGACGGCCCGGGAAGCCGGACTGCACGTTGACGCGATCGCGGCTTCCTCGACGATCGATGGACTGATGGAGGCCATGTTGGAGTTAGGCAAGATGAAGAATAAGCTTTTTTGA
- the hemB gene encoding porphobilinogen synthase: MAYPTTRLRRLRGTAAIRNMVRETVITPHDLIMPVFVTCGTGIKEEIASMPGVYHFSLDLLDAEIDEIAALGIPAIVLFGVPETKDAAGSSAFEEDGIVQRATRQIKARHPELLVIADTCLCQYTDHGHCGMIHVHEANGVKTGIVDNDESLAYLVRTAVSQAAAGADIIAPSNMMDGFVHAIRAGLDEAGFESVPIMSYSVKYASAFYGPFRDAAHSAPQFGDRKTYQMDPANAREALREAEADVAEGADMLMVKPAMAYMDIIRTLKDQFDLPVVAYNVSGEYSMIKAAALQGWIDEKAVTLELLVGLKRAGADTIITYHAKDAARWLKEAE; the protein is encoded by the coding sequence ATGGCATATCCGACAACACGGCTCCGCCGCCTGCGCGGGACGGCGGCCATTCGCAATATGGTGAGAGAGACGGTGATTACTCCGCATGATCTCATCATGCCTGTATTTGTAACCTGCGGCACCGGAATCAAGGAAGAGATTGCATCGATGCCGGGCGTATACCATTTCTCCCTCGATCTGCTCGATGCGGAAATCGATGAGATCGCGGCGCTCGGCATTCCGGCAATCGTGCTCTTCGGCGTGCCGGAGACGAAGGATGCGGCAGGCAGCTCCGCGTTTGAAGAGGATGGAATCGTGCAGCGGGCGACGCGCCAGATCAAGGCCCGCCACCCGGAGCTGCTCGTTATCGCGGATACGTGCCTGTGCCAATATACGGACCATGGCCATTGCGGGATGATTCATGTGCATGAGGCCAACGGGGTGAAGACCGGAATCGTGGACAATGACGAGTCGCTCGCTTATCTGGTGCGCACGGCGGTATCCCAAGCCGCGGCGGGCGCCGATATTATCGCTCCCTCCAATATGATGGACGGCTTCGTGCACGCCATTCGGGCCGGCCTGGACGAGGCGGGCTTCGAATCGGTTCCGATTATGTCCTATTCGGTCAAATACGCCTCCGCCTTCTATGGCCCGTTCCGGGATGCGGCTCATTCCGCTCCGCAGTTCGGCGACCGCAAGACGTATCAGATGGATCCGGCCAATGCGCGTGAAGCGCTGCGCGAAGCGGAAGCCGATGTCGCCGAAGGGGCGGACATGCTGATGGTGAAGCCGGCGATGGCCTATATGGATATTATCCGTACGCTGAAGGACCAATTCGATCTTCCGGTCGTCGCTTATAATGTCAGCGGCGAATATTCCATGATCAAGGCGGCTGCCCTCCAGGGCTGGATCGATGAGAAGGCAGTGACGCTGGAGCTGCTGGTCGGCTTGAAAAGAGCGGGAGCGGATACGATCATTACTTACCATGCGAAGGACGCGGCCCGCTGGCTGAAGGAAGCGGAGTAA
- a CDS encoding Crp/Fnr family transcriptional regulator, translating to MIELLKRVPLFTDLSDEQLDIVASITSRREYHPHTTLFQQGEPGDTFCIVMRGTVKIYTSSRQGLQKTLAVFQAGDSFGELALIDGKPRSATAETLEETVLLTVNSESFHLMMRAHYDIAKQIMIQLCSRLRSTNGHVSELTFLDAPSRVVKNIVRIAQHEGKRQGDKIHIPHAFDPDAMAGLAGVHRTVLEQVIRDLEQQRILSLGHSQYTIDVSKLFQSPYVN from the coding sequence ATGATAGAGTTACTGAAAAGGGTTCCATTATTCACTGATCTCAGCGATGAACAGCTCGATATCGTCGCTTCCATCACCTCTCGCCGCGAATATCACCCGCATACGACGCTCTTCCAGCAAGGCGAGCCGGGCGATACATTCTGTATCGTCATGCGGGGGACGGTCAAAATCTATACTTCCAGCAGGCAAGGCCTGCAGAAGACGCTCGCCGTCTTCCAGGCGGGAGACAGCTTCGGCGAACTGGCCCTCATCGACGGCAAGCCGCGCTCCGCGACGGCCGAGACGCTGGAAGAGACCGTGCTGCTCACCGTCAACTCCGAGAGCTTCCATCTGATGATGCGCGCCCACTACGACATCGCCAAGCAGATTATGATCCAGCTCTGCAGCCGTCTGCGCTCGACGAACGGCCATGTCTCGGAGCTGACCTTCCTTGACGCGCCGAGCCGAGTCGTCAAGAACATTGTCCGCATCGCCCAGCATGAAGGGAAGCGGCAGGGCGACAAAATCCACATTCCCCACGCGTTCGATCCGGACGCGATGGCTGGACTGGCCGGCGTGCACCGTACCGTGCTCGAACAGGTAATCCGCGACTTGGAACAGCAGCGCATCTTATCGCTTGGCCACTCGCAATACACGATTGACGTGTCCAAGCTGTTCCAGAGCCCGTATGTGAACTGA
- the hemL gene encoding glutamate-1-semialdehyde 2,1-aminomutase, whose translation MTENLSTRRDARSRAAFEEAKQYIPGGVNSPVRAFKSVGLTPVYVERGSGSRIFDIDGNEFIDYVCSWGPLIVGHAHPQVVQAIQETAAKGTSFGAPTELETMMAKTVVERVPSVDIVRMVNSGTEATMSALRLARGITKRSKILKFEGSYHGHADSLLIKAGSGVATLGLPDSPGVPEGVASNTITVPYNDLEGVKLAFERFGEELACVIVEPVAGNMGVVPPQPGFLEGLRALTEQYGSLLIFDEVMTGFRVGYHCAQGRFGVTPDLTCFGKVIGGGLPVGAYGGKREYMEQVAPSGPIYQAGTLSGNPLAMAAGYTTLSLLTPDVYEELERKAAKLEEGFLRNARDTGIACTINRVGSMVCPFFTEQAVTNFDSARTSDLDRFRSYFAELLHRGVNIAPSQFEGMFVSTAHTDQDLDATIEAHYEALKRL comes from the coding sequence ATGACGGAAAATTTATCTACGCGCCGCGATGCCCGTTCCCGGGCCGCATTCGAGGAAGCCAAGCAGTACATACCGGGCGGCGTGAACAGTCCGGTCCGGGCCTTCAAATCGGTCGGCTTGACTCCGGTCTACGTGGAGCGCGGCAGCGGCTCCCGCATTTTTGATATCGACGGCAATGAATTTATCGATTATGTCTGCTCCTGGGGGCCGCTTATCGTCGGGCACGCCCATCCGCAGGTCGTGCAGGCGATCCAGGAGACGGCGGCCAAGGGTACGAGCTTCGGCGCTCCGACCGAGTTGGAGACGATGATGGCCAAGACGGTGGTGGAGCGGGTCCCTTCCGTCGATATCGTGCGCATGGTCAATTCCGGCACGGAAGCGACCATGAGTGCGCTTCGTCTCGCCCGCGGGATTACGAAGCGGAGCAAAATTTTAAAGTTCGAAGGCTCCTATCACGGACATGCGGACAGCTTGCTTATCAAGGCGGGCTCCGGCGTAGCAACGTTGGGCCTCCCCGACAGTCCGGGGGTGCCGGAAGGCGTGGCCAGCAATACGATTACAGTGCCTTACAATGATCTGGAGGGCGTCAAGCTGGCCTTCGAACGCTTCGGCGAGGAACTGGCATGTGTCATTGTTGAGCCGGTCGCAGGCAATATGGGCGTCGTGCCGCCGCAGCCGGGCTTCCTGGAAGGGCTTCGGGCATTGACGGAGCAATACGGTAGCCTGCTTATCTTCGATGAGGTCATGACCGGCTTCCGCGTTGGCTACCACTGCGCGCAAGGACGCTTCGGCGTTACGCCGGATCTGACCTGCTTCGGCAAGGTCATCGGCGGAGGCTTGCCGGTCGGCGCGTACGGCGGCAAGCGGGAATATATGGAGCAGGTGGCGCCGAGCGGGCCGATTTATCAGGCGGGCACGTTGAGCGGCAACCCGCTGGCAATGGCGGCCGGCTATACGACGCTGTCGCTGCTGACCCCGGACGTGTACGAGGAGCTGGAGCGCAAGGCGGCCAAGCTCGAGGAAGGCTTCCTGCGCAATGCGCGGGATACGGGCATTGCCTGCACGATCAATCGGGTCGGCTCGATGGTCTGCCCGTTCTTCACGGAGCAAGCGGTCACCAATTTCGATTCCGCGCGCACGTCCGACCTGGATCGCTTCCGCAGCTATTTTGCCGAGCTGCTTCATCGGGGCGTCAACATCGCGCCATCCCAGTTCGAAGGGATGTTCGTATCGACGGCGCATACCGATCAAGATCTGGATGCGACGATCGAAGCGCACTATGAAGCGCTGAAACGTCTGTAA
- a CDS encoding RluA family pseudouridine synthase — protein sequence MAIGWKRRGEWAEFMPERRILASEDALRTWLLETLRMPPNMLRRMLAQDQIRTAGDRLRMHLFPEEAMTTEPADEPAEILYEDDAVLVAYKPAGMAVHAATAEQEQRRASLAHAVACHYAWTGQSLRVRHIHRLDTDTTGPVLIAKHALPHAVLDADMRSKAIRRSYAAIVHGCPRMRAGTIDAPIGKDRHHPSRRRVSPTGSPAVTHYAVEQAGRELSLVKLRLETGRTHQIRVHMSHIGHPLAGDTLYGGDGRLFGRQALHGEALTFRHPLSGEWLEIQAPWPEDMARLRQKI from the coding sequence ATGGCGATCGGATGGAAGCGGCGGGGCGAGTGGGCGGAGTTCATGCCGGAGCGCCGCATTCTGGCGTCGGAGGATGCGCTGCGCACATGGCTGCTGGAGACGCTTCGCATGCCGCCGAACATGCTGCGCCGGATGCTGGCGCAGGACCAAATCCGGACAGCCGGGGATCGGCTGCGGATGCATCTTTTCCCGGAGGAAGCGATGACGACGGAGCCGGCGGATGAACCCGCCGAAATTCTATATGAAGACGATGCGGTGCTGGTCGCTTACAAGCCTGCCGGGATGGCGGTGCATGCGGCGACGGCAGAGCAGGAGCAGAGGCGGGCCAGTCTGGCGCATGCCGTCGCATGCCATTACGCATGGACGGGCCAATCGCTGCGCGTCCGCCATATTCACCGCCTGGATACGGATACGACAGGCCCGGTGCTGATCGCGAAGCATGCGCTGCCGCACGCGGTATTGGATGCCGACATGCGAAGCAAGGCGATTCGCCGCAGCTATGCGGCGATCGTCCACGGCTGCCCGCGTATGCGCGCGGGGACAATCGATGCGCCGATCGGCAAGGATCGGCATCATCCGTCGCGCCGGCGGGTAAGCCCGACCGGCTCCCCGGCCGTCACGCATTACGCCGTTGAGCAGGCCGGCCGGGAGCTGTCGCTGGTGAAGCTCCGGCTGGAGACCGGAAGGACGCATCAGATTCGCGTCCATATGAGCCATATCGGCCACCCGCTGGCCGGAGACACGCTGTACGGCGGGGATGGCCGGCTGTTCGGGCGGCAGGCGCTCCATGGGGAAGCGCTGACCTTCCGCCATCCGCTATCGGGCGAATGGCTGGAGATTCAGGCGCCGTGGCCCGAAGACATGGCGCGTCTGCGCCAAAAAATATAG